A stretch of the Panicum virgatum strain AP13 chromosome 9N, P.virgatum_v5, whole genome shotgun sequence genome encodes the following:
- the LOC120693085 gene encoding non-lysosomal glucosylceramidase-like isoform X1: MVSGHIFHYRRNSWPAEEYVGRTALQLLDFDGGAPPEQAWRRKLNCHANLLKEFSITFMEAMRMMTLGLRLWSYVREEASHGRKAPIDPFTKERCRPSASQGVPLGGMGSGSISRGFRGEFKNWHIIPGLCESAPVMENQFSIFVSRDGGNKKYSSVLAPGHHEGLKKKSDSGISSWDWNLSGQHSTYHALFPRAWTVYDGEPDPDLKISCRQISPFIPHDYKDSSLPTSVFVYTLVNTGKDRAKVSLLMTWANSIGGFSHNSGGHYNEPFIAEDGVSGVLLHHKTAKDNPPVTFAVAACETQNVNVTVLPVFGLTGENHVSAKEMWNTMEQNGNFNRENFSAGPSMPSSPGQKLCAAVSASTWVEPHGRCTVAFALAWSSPKVKFQKGCTYNRRYTQFYGTSERSAVNLVHDALTKYKLWEEEIEKWQNPILKDERLPEWYKFTLFNELYFLVAGGTVWTDGQPPAIDEKASPGSKSSKRGTKDTKVESVKDSHVNMTAEQVPDSGHMTNGDERSVSKFAAVHGSQMQEQTNGGLKSEEPIPYLISKDGPENVGKFLYLEGVEYIMWNTYDVHFYASFALLDLFPKIELSIQRDFANAVLYEDQRKVKFLADGASGIRKVKGAVPHDLGTHDPWHEMNAYNIHDTSKWKDLNPKFVLQIYRDFAATGDMQFGRDVWPAVCAAMDYMDQFDRDHDGLIENDGFPDQTYDAWTVHGISAYCGCLWLGALQAAATMAHRLGDRNFAEKYKLKFIKAKAVYEAKLWNGSYFNYDSGTSSNSRSIQADQLAGQWYTASSGLPPLFDEHKIRTALQKIFEFNVIKVKGGRMGAVNGMTPKGKVDETCMQSREIWTGVTYAVAANMLLHGMEHQGFTTAEGIFIAGWSEEGYGYWFQTPEGWTTDGHYRSLVYMRPLAIWAIQYALSPPKAILEAPKVNLMDRIHISPHMARAISEISIRKIAPDNRCFPSFAFQCEC, from the exons ATGGTGAGCGGACACATCTTCCACTACCGGAGGAACTCGTGGCCGGCGGAGGAGTACGTCGGCCGGACCGCGCTGCAGCTG TTGGATTTCGATGGCGGggcgccgccggagcaggcGTGGCGGCGGAAGCTCAACTGCCACGCCAACCTGCTCAAGGAGTTCAGCATCACCTTCATGGAGGCAATGAGGATG ATGACCCTTGGCCTCAGACTGTGGTCCTATGTCCGGGAGGAGGCGTCGCATGGAAGG AAAGCTCCGATCGATCCATTCACAAAAGAGCGCTGTAGGCCGTCAGCTTCGCAGGGCGTGCCGCTTGGTGGGATGGG GAGCGGTAGCATTTCGAGGGGTTTCAGGGGAGAGTTCAAGAATTGGCACATCATACCTGGTCTTTGTGAGAGTGCACCGGTCATGGAGAACCAGTTCTCC ATATTTGTATCTCGAGATGGGGGGAATAAAAAATACTCATCGGTGTTGGCTCCTGGACATCATGAAGGTTTGAA GAAAAAAAGTGACTCCGGAATTTCTTCATGGGACTGGAACTTGAGCGGTCAACACTCAACCTATCATGCATTGTTCCCTCGGGCATGGACAGTTTATGATG GTGAACCAGATCCAGACCTTAAAATATCGTGTCGCCAGATATCACCATTCATTCCTCATGATTACAAGGATAGCAGTCTTCCAACATCTGTGTTTGTCTACACG CTGGTGAACACTGGGAAAGATCGTGCAAAAGTAAGCCTGTTAATGACATGGGCG AACTCAATTGGAGGATTTTCGCATAATTCAGGAGGCCACTACAATGAGCCCTTCAT TGCGGAAGACGGAGTATCGGGAGTTCTTCTGCATCACAA AACAGCCAAGGATAATCCACCAGTCACTTTTGCTGTTGCTGCCTGTGAAACCCAGAATGTGAATGTGACAGTTTTGCCAGTGTTCGGCCTTACTGGAGAAAACCATGTTTCAGCAAAGGAAATGTGGAATACCATGGAACAG AATGGAAATTTCAATCGGGAAAATTTCAGTGCTGGTCCCAGTATGCCTTCTTCACCGGGACAGAAACTCTGTGCAGCTGTCTCAGCTTCAACTTGGGTAGAGCCGCATGGCAGATGTACTGTTGCATTTGCTCTGGCTTGGTCCTCACCTAAAGTAAAGTTTCAGAAGGGGTGCACTTATAACAG GAGGTACACCCAATTTTATGGAACTTCTGAGAGATCAGCTGTTAATTTGGTACATGATGCCTTAACAA AATATAAACTTTGGGAAGAAGAAATTGAGAAATGGCAAAATCCCATACTCAAGGATGAAAGACTTCCAGAATG GTATAAGTTCACTCTTTTTAACGAGCTTTACTTTCTGGTAGCGGGGGGTACAGTTTGGACAG ATGGTCAACCCCCAGCAATCGATGAGAAAGCAAGCCCTGGTTCCAAGTCCTCAAAAAGGGGCACTAAAGATACCAAGGTGGAATCTGTTAAAGATAGCCATGTCAACATGACAGCAGAGCAAGTCCCTGATAGTGGTCACATGACTAATGGTGACGAGCGTAGTGTATCAAAGTTCGCAGCGGTTCATGGGTCACAAATGCAAGAACAAACCAATGGAGGACTCAAGTCGGAAGAGCCAATTCCTTACTTGATTTCCAAGGATGGCCCTGAAAATGTTGGCAAGTTCTTGTATCTAGAAGGAGTGGAGTACATCATGTGGAACACATATGATGTGCATTTCTATGCATCTTTTGCTCTCCTCGATCTATTCCCAAAAATTGAGCTGAGTATCCAACGTGATTTTGCCAATGCTGTTCTGTATGAAGATCAGCGTAAAGTCAAATTTTTGGCTGATGGTGCATCAGGAATCCGCAAGGTTAAAGGTGCTGTTCCTCATGACCTTGGAACACATGATCCTTGGCATGAAATGAATGCATACAACATACATGATACAAGCAAATGGAAAGATCTAAACCCCAAATTCGTGCTCCAGATATATAGAGACTTTGCTGCCACAGGTGACATGCAATTTGGTAGAGATGTCTGGCCTGCAGTCTGCGCTGCTATGGACTACATGGATCAATTTGATCGTGATCATGATGGCCTCATTGAGAATGATGGATTCCCTGATCAAACCTATGATGCATGGACTGTTCATGGAATCAGTGCTTACTGTGGTTGTCTCTGGCTTGGTGCACTTCAAGCTGCTGCTACAATGGCACACCGTCTTGGGGATCGGAACTTTGCTGAGAAATACAAGCTCAAGTTTATAAAAGCCAAAGCAGTATATGAGGCAAAGTTATGGAATGGGTCATATTTCAATTACGACAGTGGCACAAGTAGCAACAGCAGATCCATCCAGGCTGATCAGCTGGCAGGCCAGTGGTACACTGCCTCATCAGGATTGCCCCCGCTTTTTGACGAGCATAAGATAAGAACTGCTCTGCAGaaaatatttgaattcaatGTCATAAAGGTTAAAGGAGGGCGGATGGGAGCTGTTAATGgtatgactccaaagggaaagGTGGATGAGACATGCATGCAATCTCGTGAAATCTGGACTGGTGTTACATATGCTGTTGCTGCAAATATGCTGCTCCATGGCATGGAGCATCAAGGTTTTACCACCGCGGAAGGAATTTTTATTGCTGGATGGTCTGAAGAAGGATATGG TTATTGGTTCCAGACACCAGAAGGATGGACCACAGATGGGCATTATCGGTCGCTCGTATACATGCGACCTCTTGCCATTTGGGCGATCCAATATGCACTGTCTCCTCCAAAGGCAATCCTTGAGGCCCCAAAAGTTAATTTAATGGACCGGATACACATATCCCCCCACATGGCTCGAGCAATTAGCGAGATAAGCATTAGAAAAATAGCACCCGACAATAGATGTTTCCCTAGCTTTGCCTTTCAGTGCGAATGCTGA
- the LOC120693085 gene encoding non-lysosomal glucosylceramidase-like isoform X2 has protein sequence MSGRRRRMEGKLRSIHSQKSAVGRQLRRACRLVGWDCFCRSGSISRGFRGEFKNWHIIPGLCESAPVMENQFSIFVSRDGGNKKYSSVLAPGHHEGLKKKSDSGISSWDWNLSGQHSTYHALFPRAWTVYDGEPDPDLKISCRQISPFIPHDYKDSSLPTSVFVYTLVNTGKDRAKVSLLMTWANSIGGFSHNSGGHYNEPFIAEDGVSGVLLHHKTAKDNPPVTFAVAACETQNVNVTVLPVFGLTGENHVSAKEMWNTMEQNGNFNRENFSAGPSMPSSPGQKLCAAVSASTWVEPHGRCTVAFALAWSSPKVKFQKGCTYNRRYTQFYGTSERSAVNLVHDALTKYKLWEEEIEKWQNPILKDERLPEWYKFTLFNELYFLVAGGTVWTDGQPPAIDEKASPGSKSSKRGTKDTKVESVKDSHVNMTAEQVPDSGHMTNGDERSVSKFAAVHGSQMQEQTNGGLKSEEPIPYLISKDGPENVGKFLYLEGVEYIMWNTYDVHFYASFALLDLFPKIELSIQRDFANAVLYEDQRKVKFLADGASGIRKVKGAVPHDLGTHDPWHEMNAYNIHDTSKWKDLNPKFVLQIYRDFAATGDMQFGRDVWPAVCAAMDYMDQFDRDHDGLIENDGFPDQTYDAWTVHGISAYCGCLWLGALQAAATMAHRLGDRNFAEKYKLKFIKAKAVYEAKLWNGSYFNYDSGTSSNSRSIQADQLAGQWYTASSGLPPLFDEHKIRTALQKIFEFNVIKVKGGRMGAVNGMTPKGKVDETCMQSREIWTGVTYAVAANMLLHGMEHQGFTTAEGIFIAGWSEEGYGYWFQTPEGWTTDGHYRSLVYMRPLAIWAIQYALSPPKAILEAPKVNLMDRIHISPHMARAISEISIRKIAPDNRCFPSFAFQCEC, from the exons ATGTCCGGGAGGAGGCGTCGCATGGAAGG AAAGCTCCGATCGATCCATTCACAAAAGAGCGCTGTAGGCCGTCAGCTTCGCAGGGCGTGCCGCTTGGTGGGATGGG ATTGTTTTTGCAGGAGCGGTAGCATTTCGAGGGGTTTCAGGGGAGAGTTCAAGAATTGGCACATCATACCTGGTCTTTGTGAGAGTGCACCGGTCATGGAGAACCAGTTCTCC ATATTTGTATCTCGAGATGGGGGGAATAAAAAATACTCATCGGTGTTGGCTCCTGGACATCATGAAGGTTTGAA GAAAAAAAGTGACTCCGGAATTTCTTCATGGGACTGGAACTTGAGCGGTCAACACTCAACCTATCATGCATTGTTCCCTCGGGCATGGACAGTTTATGATG GTGAACCAGATCCAGACCTTAAAATATCGTGTCGCCAGATATCACCATTCATTCCTCATGATTACAAGGATAGCAGTCTTCCAACATCTGTGTTTGTCTACACG CTGGTGAACACTGGGAAAGATCGTGCAAAAGTAAGCCTGTTAATGACATGGGCG AACTCAATTGGAGGATTTTCGCATAATTCAGGAGGCCACTACAATGAGCCCTTCAT TGCGGAAGACGGAGTATCGGGAGTTCTTCTGCATCACAA AACAGCCAAGGATAATCCACCAGTCACTTTTGCTGTTGCTGCCTGTGAAACCCAGAATGTGAATGTGACAGTTTTGCCAGTGTTCGGCCTTACTGGAGAAAACCATGTTTCAGCAAAGGAAATGTGGAATACCATGGAACAG AATGGAAATTTCAATCGGGAAAATTTCAGTGCTGGTCCCAGTATGCCTTCTTCACCGGGACAGAAACTCTGTGCAGCTGTCTCAGCTTCAACTTGGGTAGAGCCGCATGGCAGATGTACTGTTGCATTTGCTCTGGCTTGGTCCTCACCTAAAGTAAAGTTTCAGAAGGGGTGCACTTATAACAG GAGGTACACCCAATTTTATGGAACTTCTGAGAGATCAGCTGTTAATTTGGTACATGATGCCTTAACAA AATATAAACTTTGGGAAGAAGAAATTGAGAAATGGCAAAATCCCATACTCAAGGATGAAAGACTTCCAGAATG GTATAAGTTCACTCTTTTTAACGAGCTTTACTTTCTGGTAGCGGGGGGTACAGTTTGGACAG ATGGTCAACCCCCAGCAATCGATGAGAAAGCAAGCCCTGGTTCCAAGTCCTCAAAAAGGGGCACTAAAGATACCAAGGTGGAATCTGTTAAAGATAGCCATGTCAACATGACAGCAGAGCAAGTCCCTGATAGTGGTCACATGACTAATGGTGACGAGCGTAGTGTATCAAAGTTCGCAGCGGTTCATGGGTCACAAATGCAAGAACAAACCAATGGAGGACTCAAGTCGGAAGAGCCAATTCCTTACTTGATTTCCAAGGATGGCCCTGAAAATGTTGGCAAGTTCTTGTATCTAGAAGGAGTGGAGTACATCATGTGGAACACATATGATGTGCATTTCTATGCATCTTTTGCTCTCCTCGATCTATTCCCAAAAATTGAGCTGAGTATCCAACGTGATTTTGCCAATGCTGTTCTGTATGAAGATCAGCGTAAAGTCAAATTTTTGGCTGATGGTGCATCAGGAATCCGCAAGGTTAAAGGTGCTGTTCCTCATGACCTTGGAACACATGATCCTTGGCATGAAATGAATGCATACAACATACATGATACAAGCAAATGGAAAGATCTAAACCCCAAATTCGTGCTCCAGATATATAGAGACTTTGCTGCCACAGGTGACATGCAATTTGGTAGAGATGTCTGGCCTGCAGTCTGCGCTGCTATGGACTACATGGATCAATTTGATCGTGATCATGATGGCCTCATTGAGAATGATGGATTCCCTGATCAAACCTATGATGCATGGACTGTTCATGGAATCAGTGCTTACTGTGGTTGTCTCTGGCTTGGTGCACTTCAAGCTGCTGCTACAATGGCACACCGTCTTGGGGATCGGAACTTTGCTGAGAAATACAAGCTCAAGTTTATAAAAGCCAAAGCAGTATATGAGGCAAAGTTATGGAATGGGTCATATTTCAATTACGACAGTGGCACAAGTAGCAACAGCAGATCCATCCAGGCTGATCAGCTGGCAGGCCAGTGGTACACTGCCTCATCAGGATTGCCCCCGCTTTTTGACGAGCATAAGATAAGAACTGCTCTGCAGaaaatatttgaattcaatGTCATAAAGGTTAAAGGAGGGCGGATGGGAGCTGTTAATGgtatgactccaaagggaaagGTGGATGAGACATGCATGCAATCTCGTGAAATCTGGACTGGTGTTACATATGCTGTTGCTGCAAATATGCTGCTCCATGGCATGGAGCATCAAGGTTTTACCACCGCGGAAGGAATTTTTATTGCTGGATGGTCTGAAGAAGGATATGG TTATTGGTTCCAGACACCAGAAGGATGGACCACAGATGGGCATTATCGGTCGCTCGTATACATGCGACCTCTTGCCATTTGGGCGATCCAATATGCACTGTCTCCTCCAAAGGCAATCCTTGAGGCCCCAAAAGTTAATTTAATGGACCGGATACACATATCCCCCCACATGGCTCGAGCAATTAGCGAGATAAGCATTAGAAAAATAGCACCCGACAATAGATGTTTCCCTAGCTTTGCCTTTCAGTGCGAATGCTGA